Genomic window (Natronospira proteinivora):
GACCCGGGCAGCCGGGAAGCGGCCCGTCTCGCCATGAGCATTTCGCTTTACCATTTCGGCCTGCATACCTGGACAATCTTCACCCTGCCGGCCTTGGCCATTGGCTATTTCGCCTACCGCCATGAATTGCCCATGCGCATCAGCAGCATCTTCTATCCGGTGCTGGGTGAGAAAATTTATGGCCCCTGGGGCTGGACCATTGATGTCATCGCCCTGCTGGGCACACTCTTCGGGGTAGCGGTCTCCGTAAGTCTGGGTACGTTGCAGCTGAACAGCGGCCTCAATTACCTGGTGGGGCTGCCCACCAACCAGCTGTCTGAATTCGGCATTATCGTGGTGATCACCGTGCTGGCCACGATCTCGGTGGCCCTGGGTCTGGACCGGGGCATTCGTCGACTGTCCCAGTTCAATATCGCCATCGCCGTGGCGCTGATGCTATTCATCTGGCTGGTGGGCCCCACCCTGTTCATTACCAAGGGCGCGGTGGAAAGCGTGGGCAATTACATCCAGGACCTGCCCTGGATGGCCTTCTGGACCGAAACCTTCCAGGACAGTGACTGGCAACGAGGGGCAACCGTATTCTACTGGGCCTGGACCATCGCCTGGGCGCCCTATGTGGGCATCTTCATCGCCCGAATCTCCCGCGGACGCACCATTCGGCAGTTTGTGGCGGGGGCCCTGGGCGCACCCACGCTGTTCACCGTGCTCTGGTTTTCCAGCTTTGGCCTGGCAGCCATCAACCTGGAACTGGATCGGGGCGTGGATCTGGCCCAGCAGGTCCAGGAGGATGTCCCGGTGGCCCTGTTTTCCTTCCTGGAACAATACCCTTGGGCCCTGCTGACCTCCCTGGCCAGCGTCATTATCATCGCGGTTTTCCTGACCACCTCGGCGGATTCGGCGGCCCTGGTGGTGGACTTGCTTTCCCGCCGCGATGACCAGCCATCCCAGATTCGCCAGCGGGTTTTCTGGACATTGATGCTCGGGGGTGTGGCCGCCACCCTGCTACTGGGTGGGGGTCTGGAAGCCCTGCAAAACGTCATCATTACCCTGGGCCTGCCTTTCTGTGCCCTGCTGGTCTTCATGGCCTTCTCTCTCTTGCGGGCCCTGCATGCCGACCACCTGGGCTACTCCCTGAAAGATCTGGCCGAAGGTCGGACACCGAAAATGGAGCCCATGGGGGACCGTCCCATTGGCAAAGACAGTGGCTCGGAACCCTTTATGGAAGACCGCAGGGACCAGGAGAAATGATCCTGAGATCTCCCCACCGGACCCGGCCATAAGCCGGACCTGAATTCAAGCCTCCCGCCGGCACGGCGGGAGGCGTAGAATTCACGCCCATGTCCTCCCTCGAATCACAATTAAACACCCTGAACCCGGAACAGCGGGCGGCAGTGACCGCCATTGATGGGCCCGTGCTGGTACTGGCCGGTGCCGGTAGCGGCAAGACCCGGGTCATTACCCACAAGATTGCCTGGCTGCTGGGTGAGTGTCAGGTGCCCCCCGAACGGGTGGCCGCCGTAACCTTCACCAACAAGGCCGCGCGGGAGATGAAGGAACGGGTGGGCCGCCTGATTCCCGCCGAACGAGCCAAGCACCTGATGGTATGCACCTTCCACACCCTGGGTCTGAGAATCATCCGCGAAGAGTACAAGGCCCTGGGGCTCAAACGCGGTTTCAGCATTTTCGATGCCGAAGACAGCCGCAACTTGATCCGGGAATTGCTCAAGGGAGATAACCGGGATGCCCAGGATGTGATTGATGTGGTCCAGTGGCGGATTTCCGGCTGGAAATCCGCCCGGGTAGGCGCGGAACAAGCCGTGGGTCTGGCCGAGAACAACCAGGAACTGATGGCAGCCCGGATCTATGCCCAGTATGAACGGCATCTGCTGGCCTACAATGCGGTGGATTTCGACGACCTGATCGTCAAGCCGGTGCATCTTTTCGCGGAGAACGCCGAGATTCGGGATCGCTGGCAGAATCGCTTTCGCTATCTGCTGGTGGATGAGTATCAGGACACCAACGGGGCCCAGTATGAACTGCTCCGCCAGCTCACCGGCCCCCGGGCGGCTTTTACGGTGGTGGGGGATGACGACCAGAGCATTTACGCCTGGCGGGGCGCCCAGCCAGAGAACCTGGCCAATCTGCAAACGGACTACCCCGCCCTCTCGGTGGTCAAACTGGAACAGAATTTCCGGTCCACCTCCCGGATTCTGCGGGTGGCCAACCAATTGATCGCCAATAACCCCCATCTGTTCGACAAGCAGCTCTGGAGCCGCAAGGGCGAAGGTGACGATATTCGCGTGGTGCCCTGCAAGGATGGCTTCGGGGAAGCGGAACAGGTGGTGGCAAGAATCCTTCAACACAAGATGGAGCGGGGTTGCAGCTGGGGCAATTACGCCATCCTCTACCGCGGCAATCACCAGGCCAAACCCTTCGAGAAGATGCTGCGGGAACACAATATCCCCTACCACATCTCTGGTGGGCAGAGCTTCTTTGACCGGGCCGAAGTGAAGGACACCGTGGCCTATCTGCGACTGCTGGCCAATCCGGATGACGATAGCGCCTTCCTGAGAGTCATCAATGTACCCCGGAGAGAAGTGGGCGCCACCACCCTGGAAAAGCTGGGGGGCTATGCCCGGGAACGGGGCATCGGCCTGTTCTCCAGCTGCCTGGAGTTCGGCCTGCATCATGTGCTCCCTGCCCGCACTGCCCAACGCCTGGAGGAATTCGCGGTCTGGCTGGGCAAACTGGGCGAAGAAGCGGAACACAGTGACGAGCCGGTCCAGATCGCCCGTCGGCTGATTGAGGAAGCAGGGTACCTGGATTGGCTGGAGGAAACCGCCCGGGACCCCAAGGCCTTTGAACGACGCAAAGACAATCTGGAAGAGCTGTTCAGCTGGATGGGCAATATCGCCAAGCGGGCCGACGGTGATATCGACCTGACCGGCATCCTCAATCACATGAGCCTGATGGACATGCTGGACCGATCCGGCGATGACCCCGGGGATGCAGTCAGCCTGATGACCCTGCACGCTGCCAAGGGCCTGGAATTTCCCCATGTCCATCTAGTGGGCATGGAAGAGGAGCTGCTGCCCCACCGCAACAACCTGGAAGGGGAAGGCCTGGAGGAAGAGCGGCGTCTGTTCTACGTGGGCATTACCCGCGCCCAGGAGGAACTCACCCTCACCTATGCCCGCAAGCGCCGCCGCTACGGCGAGGACCTGGATTGCACACCCAGTCGTTTTCTCGAGGAACTGCCCGAAGAAGATCTGCACTGGGCCGGCCGTACCCCGGAAGACCCGGAGAAAAAGAAGGAAACCGGCCGCAGCCATGTAGCCGGCCTGCGCAGTCTTTTAGCCCCGGAGACTTGAGTGTTTGGTAGAGGGATTTAGGCGTTAGAAAGATTTAAAGGCGAACACGAAGGTCACGAAGGGAAAATGGCTGGCAAACATCCCGGCAATCGTGGCGATTTGGGTAATGCCAGCTTTGTTGGGGAACACGGAGTACACGGAGGAGCACGGAGATCACGGAGGGGACTTTTTGTGGGAGGGCCTTTCCAGGCCCGACTGACTCAAGGCTTTGAAGTGTACGGGTTCGTTTTTTGTATTCTTATTCTCCGTGTCCCTCCGTGGTTCTCCGTGATCTCCGCGTTAAAAAAAAACCAAACCCTCTATACACTCCGGGACCCAATCGCGGATAAATCCGCTCCTGCGGGGACGGGACCGCCAGCCAATTCTTCCTTCGTGTCCTTCTGCCTTTCTTCGTGACCTTCGTGTCAGCTTTTTTGAGCCCGCAGTTTCCCCCAAAACCTAATCCGCCAGGCATAAAAAAACCCCGGCGGATTGGCCGGGGTTTTGATGCTGCTGGGCAGTGAGTCGCTTTAGTCGACTTGCTCCAGCATGTAGTCCAGGGCGGCGGCGACCTGTTCGTCGCTCAGGTTGGGATTGCCGCCCTTGGCGGGCATGTAGCCGGCATCCCCCTGGAAGCCCTCGATGGAATGCTCCAGGAGGGTGTCATAGCCCTTGTCCAGGCGGGCCGCCCAGGCACCATCGTCGCCGGTCACCGGCGCACCTGCCACGCCCTGGCCGTGACAGGTGGTGCAAGCCTGATTGTAGACCTGCTGGCCATCCACCTCGCCTTCAGCCTCGGCCACGGCATCGTCCTCATCGGACACCGGATCCACGGTGGCAATGTCGACTTCACATTCTTCTTCCTGCCCCTTCAGGCAGAGCCGACCCTCCGGTCGGATTCGCTCAGCCAGTTGGGACTGAGCATCCACCGTCTGGACATGGCGGTCAGCAATGGTGCGGTTGGCCACCATGTTGGAGATGGCGTAGATCACCACCGTGAACACGATCAGTGCGGCCAGCACCATCATGAAAGTATCAAAAAAATTGCGGTCTTCTTGCTCGGACACGATCGCTACCCTTGAAAGATTCCGGGGCCCGCCGGGGCCGGTGTTTGGAGACGGACGATGGGAGCCGTGGCTCCAGAAAATCAGGCGCAAGTATAAACCGAAAGGGTCCCGGGGAGGAAGCGACAGGGCAATTTGGCGGCAGATTCAGCCCCGCAGGGCGCCGGGGGCATGGACGCCAAGGCTCCAGGGCGCTACACTATGCCGCTCTCAAAGCGCCCGTAGCTCAGCTGGATAGAGCGTCGGCCTCCGAAGCCGAAGGTCGCAGGTTCGAATCCTGCCGGGCGCACCAAGTATTTTCGACGAAGCCTCCGCCCAGTGCGGGGGCTTCGTTGTATCTAACGCCCGGATTCGAACCTGCGACCATTCACAATGATAGGTTCGAACAGCTTGCCGGGAGCAAGCTGTCGCAGGGCCGCAGGCCCTGTCCCGCAGCGAAGCGGAGGGACGAGCCCCAGGACGGGGCTCGCAATCCTGCCGGGCGCACCACGATTTGTTAACGAAGCCTCCGCCATTTGCGGGGGCTTCGTTGTGTCTAATCTCGCCATCCCGGAAGGGTGGGGCTAAAATAAGGGTTAGGAACCTTCCGGGGAGCACAAAGAGCGGTGGATATCCAGGGTATCCAAGGTGGCGGCTACTATCTCGGCCCGGCTCGACAGGGTCAGGCCCAGCCCGTGGCCAAACCGCCGGAGATCATTCCACCCCGCCAGAGCGATCATGCCAATCAGGCCATCGACGTCCCGCGCAATCCGGGGCTTGGTGAGGCGCAACAATCGCTTCGGGCCAACACCCTGGCACTTCAGGTGCGTACCGACACACCCATGGCCGACCGCAGGCTGGCCGAAGCCGAACCCCAGGCATCTTCAGAGCGCCTCGTGGATACCCTGGACCGTTTCGGTGTCATGCGCGAACCCGCCGAGCAGGGCCAGCTCATCGATACCCGGGCCTAGGGCCCGGCTCCATCCTCGCAGTCAGTCGCGCTCAAGCAGCCAATTGCCCAACTCCACCATGCCATCCACGCCGCCGGCATTGGACAGGTCGGTGACATAGCGGCCGTTGATGACCAGGGAAGGCGTGCTGCGAATGGAGAAGCGGCGGGCCAGATTCTCCGCCCGGCGGAGCTTGGAATCCACCTCAAAGGAATTGAACGCTTCGTCAAAGGCTTCGGGATCGGCACCTTGCTCCACGAAGAATTCCCGCATGGAATCTTCATCATTGATCTGTCGGCGCTCCTCATGCAGAGCGGTGAACATGGCCCCGTGGATATCGTCTACCATATCCAGGGCTTCGGCCACATAGAAGGCCTTGCCATGGGTACGCCACTGGGGATTGAGCACGGCCGGTACCCGGACGAAAGCGACATCATCGGGCAGGCTATCCTTCCATTCTTCCGCAGCCGGCAGGAAGGCATAGCAACCGCCGCAGCCGTACCAGAAGAACTCCACCACTTCCTTTGGCTGATCGGAGAAACGATGCTCCCGGTCAGCGATCTGATAATGGGTGTCCTCCTGATAGCTCTGGGCCATGGCCAGGGAAGGCAACAGAAACAATGCGGCAATCAGGCTGAGACTATTCTTGAACATGGTTTCCACTCGATTAAGGGATCAGCTGAGGAAAAGATTCTCCGGGTATCAGGCCCCGGCTCAGGATAAAAGGTTCCCACAATAGAGTGCTCGGGCCAAGTCGGCCCGCCACAAAAAAAGCCCCGGTCAGCTGGCCGGGGCTTTCAAGGCGGACAACAAACCGGTCTGGATCAGTAAAGGCCCTGAATATACTCGGCCACCGCCTCGATTTCCTCGTCGCTCATGCGGGCGGCAATATCGCGCATCATGCCGGCCCGGTCGGTGCTGCGCTCACCATCACGATAGGCCTCAAGCTGCTCGATGGTGTACTGGGCATGCTGGCCACTCAACATGGGGTAATTGGCCATGGGCACACCTTCACCACGCGGACCATGGCAGGCAATACAGGCGGTCACGCCGGTTTCCAGGTTGCCTCCGCGATAGATTTTCTTGCCGGCTTCGCCCAGCTCTTCATCAGCACTGCCCACCTGCGGGACCTGCTGAGCATAGAAAACGGCCAGATCCTTCATGTCCTGATCGTCCAGATTCTGGACCTGACCCATCATGACCG
Coding sequences:
- a CDS encoding BCCT family transporter; translated protein: MLKKLEEKLGLKMIPAVFFTSAILAIVFVAFAAPLNEPVAAFFDEVTGWISTYFGWFYILSVTGLLGFLIWVAMSRYGTIRLGGDDARPEYSTVTWFTMLFAAGIGTILMFWGVAEPMTRLASPPLEGVDPGSREAARLAMSISLYHFGLHTWTIFTLPALAIGYFAYRHELPMRISSIFYPVLGEKIYGPWGWTIDVIALLGTLFGVAVSVSLGTLQLNSGLNYLVGLPTNQLSEFGIIVVITVLATISVALGLDRGIRRLSQFNIAIAVALMLFIWLVGPTLFITKGAVESVGNYIQDLPWMAFWTETFQDSDWQRGATVFYWAWTIAWAPYVGIFIARISRGRTIRQFVAGALGAPTLFTVLWFSSFGLAAINLELDRGVDLAQQVQEDVPVALFSFLEQYPWALLTSLASVIIIAVFLTTSADSAALVVDLLSRRDDQPSQIRQRVFWTLMLGGVAATLLLGGGLEALQNVIITLGLPFCALLVFMAFSLLRALHADHLGYSLKDLAEGRTPKMEPMGDRPIGKDSGSEPFMEDRRDQEK
- a CDS encoding UvrD-helicase domain-containing protein yields the protein MSSLESQLNTLNPEQRAAVTAIDGPVLVLAGAGSGKTRVITHKIAWLLGECQVPPERVAAVTFTNKAAREMKERVGRLIPAERAKHLMVCTFHTLGLRIIREEYKALGLKRGFSIFDAEDSRNLIRELLKGDNRDAQDVIDVVQWRISGWKSARVGAEQAVGLAENNQELMAARIYAQYERHLLAYNAVDFDDLIVKPVHLFAENAEIRDRWQNRFRYLLVDEYQDTNGAQYELLRQLTGPRAAFTVVGDDDQSIYAWRGAQPENLANLQTDYPALSVVKLEQNFRSTSRILRVANQLIANNPHLFDKQLWSRKGEGDDIRVVPCKDGFGEAEQVVARILQHKMERGCSWGNYAILYRGNHQAKPFEKMLREHNIPYHISGGQSFFDRAEVKDTVAYLRLLANPDDDSAFLRVINVPRREVGATTLEKLGGYARERGIGLFSSCLEFGLHHVLPARTAQRLEEFAVWLGKLGEEAEHSDEPVQIARRLIEEAGYLDWLEETARDPKAFERRKDNLEELFSWMGNIAKRADGDIDLTGILNHMSLMDMLDRSGDDPGDAVSLMTLHAAKGLEFPHVHLVGMEEELLPHRNNLEGEGLEEERRLFYVGITRAQEELTLTYARKRRRYGEDLDCTPSRFLEELPEEDLHWAGRTPEDPEKKKETGRSHVAGLRSLLAPET
- a CDS encoding c-type cytochrome, whose protein sequence is MSEQEDRNFFDTFMMVLAALIVFTVVIYAISNMVANRTIADRHVQTVDAQSQLAERIRPEGRLCLKGQEEECEVDIATVDPVSDEDDAVAEAEGEVDGQQVYNQACTTCHGQGVAGAPVTGDDGAWAARLDKGYDTLLEHSIEGFQGDAGYMPAKGGNPNLSDEQVAAALDYMLEQVD
- a CDS encoding thiol:disulfide interchange protein DsbA/DsbL, which gives rise to MFKNSLSLIAALFLLPSLAMAQSYQEDTHYQIADREHRFSDQPKEVVEFFWYGCGGCYAFLPAAEEWKDSLPDDVAFVRVPAVLNPQWRTHGKAFYVAEALDMVDDIHGAMFTALHEERRQINDEDSMREFFVEQGADPEAFDEAFNSFEVDSKLRRAENLARRFSIRSTPSLVINGRYVTDLSNAGGVDGMVELGNWLLERD
- a CDS encoding c-type cytochrome, coding for MRTLYLLAGAFALSLAGSASADPMVDGDAEAGEANSTACAACHGPDGNSSNPEWPKLAGQHAKYTYEQLKAYKSGERDDAVMMGQVQNLDDQDMKDLAVFYAQQVPQVGSADEELGEAGKKIYRGGNLETGVTACIACHGPRGEGVPMANYPMLSGQHAQYTIEQLEAYRDGERSTDRAGMMRDIAARMSDEEIEAVAEYIQGLY